In Tribolium castaneum strain GA2 chromosome 4, icTriCast1.1, whole genome shotgun sequence, one DNA window encodes the following:
- the LOC103313010 gene encoding serine protease snake — protein sequence MMTKNMFSLFILMIFVNSNVLALEIEGRRCFVQKTRQAGICMNVDNCDYAKDLLKQKPWKRPQHCGEFIGIYPLVCCPRPRSEIVCQTFHPPKEPCIKPEISGGEKSLSKEFPHMAALGYGEKSSIMWFCGGSLISEKYILTAAHCIKTKNYGMVRWVRLGDLDLATDKDDAQPQEFRVMQTHLHPKYKAPSHYHDIALVRLDRSARFSDYVQPACLHTERPVPRDMSVTGWGKAEIAGSPSSHLLKADIYYVNHTTCAAAHASVKQTRLPNGILNDIQLCAGHPEGRDTCPGDSGGPLQYKIYKLSPHFRIVGVTSFGIACGISKSAVYVRVSEYSEWIEDIVWPAKYFDPYGGL from the exons ATGATGACGAAGAATatgtttagtttatttatactgatgatttttgtaaattccAACGTATTGGCTTTAGAAATTGAag GCAGAAGGTGTTTTGTCCAAAAGACTCGCCAAGCTGGAATATGTATGAATGTTGATAACTGTGATTACGCTAAAGATTTGCTAAAGCAAAAACCGTGGAAGCGTCCACAACATTGCGGCGAGTTCATTGGAATATACCCTCTAGTGTGTTGTCCTAGACCGAGGAGTGAAATTG TTTGTCAAACATTTCACCCACCTAAAGAACCTTGCATTAAACCCGAAATTTCCGGCGGCGAAAAATCCTTATCAAAGGAATTCCCTCATATG GCAGCTCTAGGCTATGGCGAAAAATCTAGCATTATGTGGTTTTGTGGAGGCAGCTTAATAAGTGAAAAGTACATTTTAACAGCCGCTCATTGcatcaaaactaaaaacta tggTATGGTCAGATGGGTGCGCCTCGGTGATCTAGATTTAGCAACGGACAAGGATGACGCCCAACCTCAAGAATTCAGAGTAATGCAAACTCATCTCCATCCAAAATATAAAGCTCCAAGTCACTATCACGATATTGCTTTAGTGAGATTGGATCGTTCGGCTCGATTTAGCGACTATGTCCAGCCTGCATGTCTTCACACTGAAAGACCAGTTCCACGAGATATGAGTGTCACAGGCTGGGGCAAAGCTGAAATCGCTGGAAGTCCTAGCAGTCATTTACTCAAAGCTGATATTTACTACGTCAATCACACGACTTGTGCTGCGGCACATGCCAGTGTCAAGCAAACCAGACTTCCTAATGGAATTCTAAACGATATTCAATTATGTGCCGGACATCCTGAAGGAAGAGATACTTGTCCG GGCGACTCTGGCGGTCCACTTCAGTACAAAATCTATAAATTGTCTCCACATTTTCGAATTGTTGGAGTTACGTCGTTTGGCATAGCTTGTGGTATTTCTAAAAGTGCAGTTTATGTAAGAGTGTCAGAATATAGCGAATGGATCGAAGATATTGTATGGCCTGCCAAATATTTTGACCCATATGGAGGGCTATAA
- the LOC135265901 gene encoding uncharacterized protein K02A2.6-like has translation MDALQAQVAELEQKYADLMAQAQARVQASDTPSKQAPTSSIVFSNSIPIPEKFSFEKEDWQVWITHYERFRTATKLDKSTQAEQINSLLLHMGAKVTKFMEAKQKQETDFPSYKALKEFFDNEFKDTPNTIYARAKFNRRDQREGEDAQTYIADVISLAKTCNYRDLEEELIRDRLVVGIRDEKLSENLQMNDKLTLKTAIDKITQVERIRTENRELRVREETVNRVARDKAKKFNHKSVKYEGKQRRSKDGKQQSEHKFKGCIRCGNSNTHNRMECPANGQTCHKCNFKGHFASRCKTKNVNAVESETSISDDTDDSYDSSYDCREIININRVKLDKPWEAVAEIFNTNIVFKIDTGADETIISSKEFKDKLQGKVKLQRTKTTLLGPGKGNQRKLEIKGEIVVPLKWENKIENVRCFVVDTPDNLLGRPALQKLDMIKWTGKELVASDSVIRHVTSRKADEKFQHKMMVKYPEVFKGLGTLKNFEYTIEVKSDAQPWTLNTPRRIPLPMMDVVKKELDKMIREDVIEAINEPTEWCAPMVIAAKKNGKIRVCSDYTELNKCVNRELYQLPSVDETISKLKDAKWFTKLDFSSGFWQLKLSPQSRKYTCFLTPFGRYVYKRIPFGITSAPEVFQKTISGVIGKLKMEHVHVHADDILITGRNEADHDTNVNKVLTLLSDHGLTLNKSKCEFKTNKTLYLGYLISENGVQADPKSVEAINNYPAPSSVTEVRTFLGMVNYVSKFIVNTSKKTQSLRELLHKDKQFVWTDKHQADFEKLKSEIASSRVLAKFSTDKKSRVSADASSFGLGAVLEQLQSDGNWKPTYFCSRTLEPCEQAYAQIEKEALAITWACERLENFLLGAHFEIHTDHKPLTVILATKELNKLSNRLQRFRMRLLKFNYTIEYVPGKTFFVPDALSRAPIQGRIRHQDPLLEDIQNLYINFVMREVVTEICSTEEIKSYQNKDPTYSKLKEYVKNGWPQKHKSDPLVSKFFSHQQDLSIAHDIVCYKDRVVIPGPLQKKCLYVLHDGHFGINKCLDRAKATVWWPGITRELKEVVGKCEICIKLRRPTVDPMLPSEVPSRPWQTIGADLAEYHESTYLVVQDYYSKYPEIRKLRTTKAKVVIETFKEMFARHGIPEVVRSDNGKQFDCHEYRTFSRKYGFKLITSSPHYQQSNGQAESAVKLLKTILRKNEDPYLALLTYRNTPTKCGLSPAQLLFGRNLRDRLPRLPSGLKPATIDHDTVRQTLINNQAEQKSNYDKRHRVTKEEKNLKEGDRVWIINMQKEGEVQRRCEEPRSYLIETDGGCVRRNRRHLQPLPDRNNEPEHDPEQPDESEEPKKRPIRRPKRYQDYYCY, from the coding sequence ATGGATGCACTTCAGGCACAAGTGGCCGAGTTGGAGCAAAAATATGCGGATCTCATGGCACAAGCACAGGCCCGGGTTCAGGCGAGTGACACACCGTCAAAGCAGGCTCCAACGAGTAGCATCGTCTTCAGCAACTCCATTCCGATTCCGGAGAAATTTTCATTCGAAAAAGAAGATTGGCAAGTGTGGATTACACATTATGAACGTTTTAGAACAGCAACAAAACTAGACAAAAGCACACAAGCAGAGCAAATTAATAGTTTATTGTTGCATATGGGGGCGAAAGTTACAAAGTTTATGGAGGCTAAGCAGAAACAGGAAACCGATTTTCCTAGTTACAAAGCGCTGAAAGAATTCTTTGATAACGAGTTCAAAGACACTCCTAATACAATCTACGCACGAGCTAAGTTTAACAGACGTGACCAAAGGGAAGGTGAGGACGCCCAAACGTACATCGCTGACGTCATAAGCTTGGCCAAAACATGCAATTACAGAGATTTGGAGGAGGAACTCATAAGAGATCGATTAGTTGTTGGAATTCGTGATGAAAAATTGTCGGAAAATCTACAAATGAATGACAAATTGACACTTAAAACAGCAATTGACAAAATAACTCAAGTGGAGAGGATTAGAACCGAAAACAGAGAACTAAGAGTGAGAGAGGAAACGGTAAACAGAGTAGCTAGAGACAAAGCCAAGAAATTTAACCATAAATCCGTGAAATATGAAGGAAAACAGCGCAGGAGCAAAGATGGAAAGCAACAAAGTGAACATAAATTTAAAGGTTGTATAAGGTGTGGAAATTCGAACACACACAACAGGATGGAATGCCCAGCCAATGGACAAACGTGCCATAAATGTAACTTTAAAGGCCATTTTGCATCCAGATGTAAAACAAAGAACGTAAACGCAGTGGAATCTGAAACCTCAATATCAGATGATACTGATGATAGCTATGATTCGAGCTATGATTGTAGGGAGATTATCAATATTAATCGAGTAAAGTTGGACAAACCTTGGGAAGCGGTAgcggaaatttttaatacaaacattGTATTCAAAATAGATACCGGAGCCGATGAAACCATAATATCTAGCAAAGAATTCAAAGATAAACTTCAGGGGAAAGTAAAGTTACAaagaacaaaaacaacacTGTTGGGACCCGGAAAAGGAAACCAgagaaaattggaaataaaggGAGAGATAGTAGTTCCTCTTAAATGGGAAAATAAGATAGAAAATGTTAGATGTTTCGTCGTTGATACACCAGATAACTTACTGGGAAGACCAGCCTTACAAAAACTAGACATGATCAAATGGACTGGCAAAGAACTCGTTGCGAGTGACAGTGTTATTAGACATGTAACTAGCAGAaaagctgatgaaaaattCCAACATAAGATGATGGTGAAATATCCAGAGGTGTTCAAAGGCTTGGGAACTCTTAAGAATTTTGAGTACACAATTGAAGTAAAATCAGACGCACAACCTTGGACCTTAAACACGCCTAGAAGAATTCCACTCCCCATGATGGATGTAGTAAAAAAGGAGCTGGACAAGATGATTCGCGAAGACGTTATAGAAGCCATTAATGAACCTACTGAGTGGTGTGCACCTATGGTTATTGCAGCGAAAAAGAACGGAAAAATTCGCGTGTGTTCAGACTACACCGAGCTAAACAAGTGCGTTAATCGCGAACTGTACCAATTACCGTCGGTCGATGAGACAATTTCGAAACTGAAAGACGCGAAGTGGTTTACCAAGTTAGACTTTTCCAGTGGCTTTTGGCAGCTTAAACTTTCACCGCAATCGCGCAAATATACCTGTTTTCTCACACCATTTGGCAGGTATGTCTACAAACGCATTCCATTTGGGATCACCTCAGCACCAgaagttttccaaaaaaccaTCAGCGGCGTAATcggcaaattaaaaatggaacaCGTCCATGTTCATGCTGATGACATCCTCATCACAGGCCGCAACGAAGCTGACCATGACACAAACGTGAACAAAGTGTTAACACTCTTATCGGATCACGGCTTGACTTTAAACAAATCCAAATGTGAATTTAAAACGAACAAGACCTTATATTTAGGATACTTAATATCCGAAAATGGTGTTCAAGCCGATCCCAAAAGCGTTGAAGCCATTAATAATTATCCCGCGCCATCGTCGGTAACCGAAGTTAGAACTTTCCTCGGCATGGTTAACTAtgtctcaaaatttatcgtTAATACTTCGAAAAAAACCCAATCATTACGTGAACTACTGCACAAGGATAAACAGTTTGTATGGACAGATAAACATCAAGcggattttgaaaaacttaaaagtgAAATCGCATCATCGCGCGTGTTAGCCAAGTTTAGCACGGACAAAAAATCGCGAGTGTCGGCAGACGCATCGTCTTTTGGTTTAGGTGCCGTTTTAGAACAGTTACAAAGTGACGGAAATTGGAAACCTACTTATTTTTGTTCGCGTACCCTCGAACCATGCGAGCAAGCCTATGCTCAAATTGAAAAGGAAGCTCTCGCCATTACATGGGCGTGTGAAAGActcgaaaatttcttactgGGCGCTCATTTTGAAATTCATACCGACCATAAACCGTTAACAGTAATTTTGGCCACCAAAGAGCTCAACAAACTATCCAACAGGCTACAAAGATTTCGCATGCGGTTATTGAAATTTAACTATACTATAGAATACGTTCCAGGTAAAACGTTTTTCGTTCCCGATGCATTATCCAGAGCACCAATCCAAGGCAGAATTCGACACCAAGACCCACTTCTAGAAGACATTCAAAATCTCTACATCAATTTCGTGATGCGTGAGGTCGTTACAGAAATTTGTTCAACGGAAGAAATCAAGTCTTACCAAAACAAGGACCCAACGTACAGCAAACTCAAAGAATACGTCAAAAATGGTTGGCCACAGAAACACAAAAGCGACCCGTTAGTCAGTAAATTCTTCTCTCATCAACAAGACTTAAGCATCGCTCATGACATTGTTTGCTACAAAGACCGAGTCGTCATTCCTGGTCCTCTTCAGAAGAAGTGCCTCTATGTGCTCCATGACGGACACTTCggtattaataaatgtttggacCGGGCCAAAGCTACTGTGTGGTGGCCAGGTATCACAAGAGAGCTTAAAGAAGTCGTCGGGAAATGTGAAATTTGCATCAAACTACGCAGACCAACGGTAGATCCCATGTTACCATCCGAAGTTCCATCTAGACCGTGGCAAACAATTGGTGCCGACCTCGCAGAATATCATGAGTCAACTTACTTAGTGGTACAGGACTATTATTCCAAGTATCCTGAAATCAGAAAACTTCGCACCACCAAAGCCAAAGTTGTTATCGAGACCTTCAAAGAAATGTTTGCTAGACATGGTATACCCGAAGTTGTCCGCTCCGACAATGGCAAACAATTTGATTGTCACGAATACAGAACTTTCAGCAGAAAATATGGATTTAAGTTAATTACCAGTAGTCCCCATTACCAACAGTCAAATGGACAAGCCGAAAGTGCTGTGAAGCTGCTCAAAACGATATTGAGGAAAAATGAAGATCCATATCTTGCACTTCTTACCTACCGCAATACACCTACTAAATGTGGATTGTCACCTGCCCAACTGCTCTTTGGCAGAAACCTTCGAGACAGACTGCCAAGGTTACCTTCAGGGTTAAAACCTGCAACTATCGACCATGACACTGTCAGACAAACGTTAATCAACAATCAAGCAGAACAGAAGTCCAACTACGACAAACGACACCGAGTAAcaaaagaagagaaaaatctaaaagaaGGTGATCGCGTATGGATCATAAATATGCAAAAGGAGGGAGAAGTACAACGCAGATGTGAAGAACCAAGGTCATATTTGATCGAGACTGACGGCGGTTGCGTCAGACGAAATCGAAGACATCTTCAGCCCTTACCAGACAGAAATAATGAACCCGAACATGACCCAGAACAACCAGACGAATCAGAGGAACCAAAGAAAAGACCAATCAGAAGACCCAAAAGATACCaagattattattgttattga
- the LOC657449 gene encoding ionotropic receptor 75a-like, translating to MSVVDYLSVTTPSDLKFILRAPPLSYVNNLFTLPFDTKVWYCLYFIVGVTVLILYVIVRCESTYENALERRNNIDNIKPKFFDVVMLQIEAITQQGSENEPKTMSGRIAVFIVFLVLMFLYTSYSANIVVLLQSTSANINTLQDLLNSKITLGVEDVVYSHHYFETQTEFTRKSIYEKKVAPKNQKSNFMTTEMGIEKMKDEFFAFHVETTAGYKQIMDTFQEHEKCGLIEIDYLNVLYPSITIRKNSPYKEIVKVNFRKIYESGIRHRQLNRIYYKKPHCVGKGGSFKSVGIVDIYFSVEIFAIGCFMALWLLLLEVLFKKKIKFLVQTTLSRDNL from the exons ATGAGTGTTGTTGACTATCTTTCGGTAACAACAccaagtgatttaaaatttatcctAAGAGCACCGCCTCTGTCTTACGTAAACAATCTCTTCACTTTGCCTTTCGATACAAAAGTTTGGTACTGCCTGTACTTCATTGTTGGAGttacagttttaattttgtatgtaATTGTTCGCTGTGAAAGTACGTACGAAAACGCCTTAGAAAGACGAAACAACATTGACAACATCAAACCAAAATTCTTCGATGTTGTTATGCTCCAAATTGAAGCCATAACCCAGCAAGGATCAGAAAACGAACCCAAAACAATGTCTGGACGAATTGCCGTTTTTATCGTATTCTTAGTCTTGATGTTCTTGTACACTTCGTATTCAGCAAACATTGTTGTGCTTTTACAATCAACGTCCGCAAACATCAACACATTACAAGACTTGCTCAACTCAAAAATAACTTTAGGGGTTGAAGATGTGGTTTACAGCCACCATTATTTTGAG acGCAAACCGAATTTACGAGAAAatcaatttatgaaaaaaaagtcGCTCCCAAGAatcaaaaatcgaattttatGACGACAGAAATGGGGATTGAAAAGATGAAAGATGAGTTTTTTGCCTTCCATGTTGAAACAACAGCTGGATACAAACAAATTATGGATACGTTTCAAGAACATGAAAAATGTGGTTTGATTGAAATCGATTATTTGAATGTTTTGTATCCAAGTATTACGATAAGGAAAAATTCGCCCTATAAAGAGATTGTCAAAGTTAA ttttagaaaaatctACGAAAGTGGGATACGTCATCGGCAATTGAACCGAATTTACTATAAGAAACCACACTGTGTGGGCAAAGGAGGTAGTTTTAAAAGCGTCGGAATTGTCgacatttatttttctgtagAAATTTTTGCTATTGGATGTTTTATGGCATTATGGTTGTTATTGCTTGAAGTATTATTCaaaaagaaaatcaaatttctaGTGCAGACAACACTTTCAAGAGATAATTTATAA